One window of Anaerotignum faecicola genomic DNA carries:
- a CDS encoding diaminopimelate decarboxylase: MKKPFVTLEQAKKIIETYPTPFHIYDEKGIRENARKVNAAFSWNKGFREYFAVKATPTPAILQILKEEGCGADCSSYTELLLADAVGQKGEDIMFSSNVTPAEDFIKAAELGAIINFDDITHIPFFEKLAKIPETVSCRYNPGGVFQVSNSIMDNPGDAKYGMTKEQMKEAFKLLKEKGAKHFGIHAFLASNTKSNDYYPMLAKIIFELAVELKNELDIHIAFINLSGGVGVPYEPDEFECDIMAIGEGVRRVYEEVLTPAGMGDVAIFTEMGRFMLAPYGALIATAIHEKHTYKEYIGLDACAANLMRPAMYGSYHHITVLGKENAPCDHKYDVTGGLCENNDKFAIDRMLPKIDMGDILYIHDTGAHGHAMGYNYNGKLRSAELLLKEDGSVEMIRRAETPADYFATLDFTGLLK, translated from the coding sequence ATGAAAAAACCTTTTGTTACATTAGAACAGGCGAAGAAAATCATCGAAACATACCCTACACCCTTCCATATTTACGATGAAAAGGGTATCCGCGAAAATGCGAGGAAGGTAAATGCCGCATTTTCCTGGAATAAAGGGTTCAGAGAATATTTTGCGGTAAAGGCAACCCCCACACCCGCTATCCTGCAGATTTTGAAGGAGGAGGGTTGCGGTGCGGACTGCTCCTCTTACACAGAGCTGCTGTTGGCGGATGCTGTTGGGCAAAAGGGAGAGGATATTATGTTTTCCTCCAACGTAACCCCGGCGGAGGATTTCATCAAGGCGGCAGAGCTGGGCGCAATCATCAACTTTGATGATATTACACATATTCCGTTTTTTGAAAAGCTTGCAAAAATTCCTGAAACGGTTTCCTGCCGTTATAACCCCGGCGGCGTATTTCAGGTAAGCAACAGCATTATGGACAACCCAGGTGATGCAAAATACGGCATGACAAAGGAACAGATGAAGGAAGCCTTCAAGCTGTTGAAGGAAAAGGGCGCAAAGCACTTTGGAATTCACGCCTTTCTGGCAAGCAATACAAAATCCAATGATTATTATCCTATGCTGGCGAAGATTATTTTTGAACTGGCTGTGGAGCTGAAAAACGAGTTGGATATTCATATTGCATTTATCAACCTTTCCGGTGGGGTCGGCGTTCCTTACGAACCCGATGAATTTGAATGTGACATCATGGCAATCGGCGAAGGGGTAAGAAGGGTATACGAAGAAGTTCTGACACCGGCAGGCATGGGCGATGTTGCTATCTTTACCGAAATGGGACGCTTTATGCTGGCTCCCTACGGCGCACTGATTGCAACTGCCATCCATGAAAAGCATACCTATAAGGAATACATCGGACTGGATGCCTGCGCGGCAAATCTGATGCGCCCTGCTATGTACGGCTCCTATCACCATATTACTGTTCTGGGGAAGGAAAACGCACCCTGCGACCATAAATATGACGTAACAGGCGGTCTGTGCGAAAATAACGATAAATTTGCAATCGACCGTATGCTGCCGAAAATTGATATGGGCGATATTCTCTATATCCACGATACCGGCGCACATGGTCATGCAATGGGCTATAACTATAACGGTAAGCTGCGCTCCGCAGAGCTGCTTCTGAAGGAGGACGGCAGTGTGGAAATGATTCGCAGAGCCGAAACACCTGCCGATTATTTCGCAACATTGGATTTTACAGGCTTATTGAAATAA
- a CDS encoding ATP-binding protein, giving the protein MKKRIKRTLNNFNAAALFQDFIRTAAVYLVATCLALCLNGAEVLNENIFGVYMLAVALISYMTSGYFWGVIASIGGVIGVNFFFTFPYFALNFSITGYPITFSIMLLMSILTSFVTAKVKMAALLSAAGKKRAETLTEMSKAILSASDVDTIIDISAKYFSETNQCSVILYVDQPLKPLKQSICTLRDEDERILYSFLEKQVAQRAYDTQNPVGAEIEDGTQNCKGTYFPIITEDKIYGVVGFLFDETKLLIDDTFSFINVMISQTILALQRQQARKKAQEILLETEKEKMRSNLLRAVSHDLRTPLTGIIGAATTLLENGTQIASEDSRRMLMDIQHDAEWLIHMVENLLSVTKITGGTTNLKKQDEIIEEIVGEAVGRIRKRFPDSVVNVSVPEEMLIVPMDATLIEQVLINLMENAIRHSGSTAPIGVKVSRKKSGAVFTISDNGKGIDPSRIPDIFDGKTQHGSSDSSRGIGIGLSICKSIILAHDGKIFAKNNLNGGASFTFVLPMKGESDYAQ; this is encoded by the coding sequence ATGAAAAAAAGAATCAAACGAACCTTAAATAATTTCAATGCAGCTGCATTGTTTCAGGATTTCATCCGCACTGCTGCGGTCTATCTGGTGGCAACCTGCCTTGCGCTCTGCTTAAACGGTGCAGAGGTTTTAAATGAAAATATCTTCGGCGTATATATGCTGGCGGTCGCTTTAATTTCCTATATGACCAGCGGCTATTTCTGGGGTGTCATTGCTTCAATCGGCGGCGTTATCGGGGTAAATTTCTTCTTTACCTTCCCCTATTTTGCCCTGAATTTTTCCATTACAGGATACCCCATCACCTTTTCCATAATGCTTCTGATGTCGATTCTGACCAGCTTTGTTACGGCAAAGGTAAAAATGGCGGCATTGCTTTCCGCGGCAGGCAAAAAGCGTGCGGAAACGCTGACGGAAATGAGTAAGGCAATTCTTTCTGCCAGCGATGTGGACACGATTATTGATATTTCCGCAAAATATTTTTCTGAAACAAACCAGTGCAGCGTCATTCTCTATGTAGATCAACCGTTAAAGCCTCTCAAGCAGTCTATCTGTACCCTGAGAGATGAGGATGAACGGATTCTGTATAGCTTTCTGGAAAAGCAGGTTGCACAGAGAGCCTATGATACGCAGAATCCCGTCGGCGCGGAAATCGAAGACGGTACGCAGAACTGTAAGGGAACCTACTTCCCTATCATCACGGAGGATAAAATTTATGGCGTAGTCGGTTTCCTTTTTGATGAAACCAAGCTTCTGATTGACGATACCTTCAGTTTCATCAACGTCATGATTTCGCAGACTATTCTGGCACTGCAAAGACAGCAGGCACGAAAAAAAGCGCAGGAAATCCTTCTGGAAACAGAAAAGGAAAAAATGCGGAGCAACCTTTTGCGTGCAGTTTCGCATGATTTGCGCACACCCCTAACGGGCATCATAGGTGCCGCAACCACCCTTTTGGAAAACGGCACACAGATTGCCTCTGAGGATTCCAGAAGAATGCTAATGGATATCCAGCATGATGCAGAATGGTTGATTCACATGGTAGAAAATCTGCTTTCTGTTACGAAAATTACAGGCGGCACAACCAATCTGAAAAAGCAGGATGAAATCATAGAAGAAATTGTAGGTGAGGCTGTCGGTCGGATTCGCAAGCGTTTTCCCGATTCCGTTGTGAATGTTTCTGTTCCGGAGGAAATGCTGATTGTTCCTATGGATGCCACCCTGATTGAACAGGTGCTCATCAATCTGATGGAAAATGCTATTCGCCATTCCGGCAGTACCGCGCCGATTGGTGTAAAGGTATCCAGGAAAAAAAGCGGCGCAGTCTTTACCATATCCGACAACGGCAAGGGAATTGATCCCTCCCGTATCCCTGATATTTTTGACGGAAAAACCCAGCATGGCTCAAGTGATTCTTCCAGAGGAATCGGCATTGGTCTATCTATCTGTAAATCGATTATTCTTGCCCATGACGGTAAAATTTTTGCAAAAAATAATTTGAACGGCGGCGCAAGCTTCACCTTTGTTCTGCCAATGAAAGGAGAATCTGATTATGCCCAATAA
- a CDS encoding response regulator yields the protein MPNKIKIMIIEDEDAISNFIATTLKANAYAPLLAKTAGQALSMIPSHCPDLILLDLGLPDMDGIEILKKIREWSAVPVIVVSARGEESDKVEALDLGADDYISKPFGTSELLARIRTALRHSAKNNGGAVNNDVFSTKGLTIDFDKRKITVDGKDVHLTQIEFKIVSLLAKSAGRVLTYDYIITELWGPYAVKDNQILRVNMANIRRKLEKNPASPEYIFTEVGIGYRMVDTP from the coding sequence ATGCCCAATAAAATTAAAATCATGATTATCGAAGATGAGGATGCCATCAGCAACTTCATTGCAACCACGCTGAAGGCAAATGCCTATGCGCCTCTGCTTGCAAAAACAGCAGGACAGGCACTTTCCATGATACCCTCCCATTGCCCCGATTTGATTCTTCTGGATTTGGGTTTGCCGGATATGGATGGGATTGAAATTCTGAAAAAAATCAGAGAATGGTCTGCCGTTCCTGTTATCGTCGTTTCTGCTCGCGGGGAGGAATCCGATAAGGTAGAAGCCTTGGATTTGGGCGCAGATGATTATATTTCCAAGCCCTTCGGCACATCTGAGCTGCTGGCGCGTATCCGTACCGCCTTGCGTCACAGTGCAAAAAACAACGGCGGTGCAGTAAATAATGATGTATTCTCTACCAAGGGGCTGACGATTGATTTCGATAAGCGTAAAATCACTGTAGATGGCAAGGATGTTCATTTGACGCAGATTGAATTTAAAATCGTTTCCTTACTGGCAAAAAGCGCCGGACGCGTGCTTACATACGATTACATCATCACGGAGCTTTGGGGGCCTTATGCTGTAAAGGATAACCAGATTCTGCGCGTAAATATGGCGAATATCCGCAGAAAGCTGGAGAAAAACCCTGCCTCCCCCGAATATATCTTTACTGAGGTCGGCATCGGCTACCGCATGGTAGATACCCCTTGA
- the gap gene encoding type I glyceraldehyde-3-phosphate dehydrogenase: MAIKVGINGFGRIGRVVFRVLMQRQDEFELCGINLRNAELDYMAYQLKYDSIFGRFEGDIEIGEDCLIVNGQKIHVFSESDASLIEWANCGAEYIIESTGAFNTMEKASLHKIGGAKKVILTAPAKDEVTPTFVVGVNHQTYRKDMDIVSNASCTTNCLAPLVKIVNDAFGIEQGLMSTIHSATAKQKAVDARAGRDWRTGRSVFNNIIPSTTGAAKAVGRVIPELKGKMTGMSFRVPTNDVSVVDLTARLKTPATYEQICEKVKEASETYMKGIVRYTEDEVVSSDMLGESNTCIFDAKAGIILDDNFVKLIAWYDNEWGYSNKVVDLIAHMYEVDHR, translated from the coding sequence ATGGCAATTAAAGTTGGCATCAATGGTTTTGGTCGTATCGGCAGAGTTGTATTCAGAGTTCTGATGCAGCGTCAGGATGAATTTGAACTTTGCGGTATTAACCTGAGAAATGCAGAACTGGATTATATGGCATATCAGTTGAAATATGACTCTATCTTCGGTCGCTTTGAAGGCGATATCGAAATCGGCGAGGACTGCCTGATTGTAAACGGTCAGAAAATCCACGTTTTCAGTGAAAGCGATGCTTCTCTGATTGAGTGGGCAAACTGTGGTGCAGAATACATCATCGAATCCACAGGTGCGTTCAATACAATGGAAAAGGCTTCTCTGCACAAAATCGGCGGCGCTAAGAAGGTTATCCTGACAGCACCCGCTAAGGATGAGGTTACACCTACCTTTGTTGTTGGCGTAAACCACCAGACATACAGAAAGGACATGGATATCGTTTCCAATGCATCCTGTACAACAAACTGCCTGGCACCTCTGGTTAAAATCGTAAATGACGCGTTCGGTATCGAACAGGGTCTGATGAGCACTATTCACTCCGCAACTGCAAAACAGAAGGCTGTTGACGCGCGTGCAGGACGTGACTGGAGAACCGGTCGTTCCGTATTCAACAACATCATTCCTTCCACAACAGGCGCTGCAAAGGCAGTAGGTCGTGTAATTCCCGAACTGAAGGGCAAAATGACAGGTATGTCCTTCCGCGTACCTACAAATGATGTATCTGTTGTTGACCTGACAGCAAGACTGAAAACTCCTGCTACATACGAACAGATTTGTGAAAAGGTAAAAGAAGCATCTGAAACCTACATGAAGGGTATCGTAAGATACACAGAGGATGAGGTTGTTTCCTCCGATATGCTGGGTGAATCCAATACCTGTATCTTCGACGCAAAAGCAGGCATCATTCTGGATGATAACTTTGTAAAATTGATTGCTTGGTACGATAATGAATGGGGTTACTCCAATAAGGTTGTTGACCTGATTGCACACATGTACGAAGTAGACCACAGATAA
- the gap gene encoding type I glyceraldehyde-3-phosphate dehydrogenase, with the protein MAKVGINGFGRIGRLFFRAALERGDVEDIVAVNDPFIDVDYMIYMLKYDSAHGRFNGKLEDKDGKLVVNGHEVTVFNVMDPKEIPWKDVGVEYVLESTGLFTTMEKAAQHFEGGAKKVIISAPSADAPMFVMGVNHETYTKDMNIVSNASCTTNCLAPLAKVINDNFGIVEGLMTTVHSITATQKTVDGPSRKDWRGGRAAATNIIPSSTGAAKAVGKVIPALAGKLTGMSFRVPTVDVSVVDLTCRLEKTATYEEIKDAVKRACANEMKGIMDYTEDDVVSTDFLTDPHTSIFDAKAGIALNDHFVKLVCWYDNEWGYSNKVLDLIQHMEKVDNQ; encoded by the coding sequence ATGGCTAAGGTTGGTATCAATGGTTTTGGCAGAATCGGTCGCCTGTTTTTCCGTGCGGCTTTGGAACGCGGCGATGTAGAAGATATCGTTGCGGTAAACGATCCCTTTATTGATGTAGATTACATGATTTATATGCTGAAATATGACTCTGCACATGGTCGTTTCAACGGCAAGCTGGAGGATAAGGACGGCAAGCTGGTTGTAAACGGACATGAGGTAACGGTTTTCAACGTAATGGATCCGAAGGAAATTCCCTGGAAGGATGTAGGTGTTGAGTACGTTCTGGAATCCACAGGGCTGTTTACTACAATGGAAAAGGCGGCACAGCATTTTGAAGGCGGCGCAAAGAAGGTTATTATTTCCGCACCCTCCGCTGATGCACCTATGTTCGTTATGGGGGTAAACCATGAAACCTATACAAAGGATATGAATATTGTTTCCAACGCATCCTGCACGACAAACTGTCTGGCACCTTTAGCGAAGGTAATCAATGATAACTTCGGCATTGTAGAGGGTCTGATGACAACCGTACACTCCATCACAGCAACACAGAAAACCGTTGACGGCCCTTCCAGAAAGGACTGGAGAGGCGGACGTGCAGCGGCTACCAATATCATTCCTTCCAGTACAGGCGCGGCAAAGGCAGTAGGAAAGGTTATCCCCGCGCTGGCAGGCAAGCTGACAGGTATGTCCTTCCGTGTGCCTACGGTTGATGTCTCTGTTGTAGACCTGACCTGTCGTTTGGAAAAGACTGCAACCTATGAGGAAATCAAGGATGCGGTAAAGAGAGCATGTGCAAACGAAATGAAGGGTATTATGGATTATACCGAGGATGATGTGGTTTCCACGGACTTCCTGACAGACCCTCATACCTCTATTTTCGATGCAAAGGCAGGCATTGCCCTGAATGACCACTTTGTAAAGCTGGTTTGCTGGTATGATAATGAATGGGGCTATTCCAATAAGGTTCTGGATTTGATTCAGCACATGGAAAAGGTAGATAATCAGTAA
- a CDS encoding zinc ribbon domain-containing protein, which yields MFFIGGIFQGKKEFEHFRQTIVCKKCGRLCSISVFMTYTCFSFFFIPLFKWGKQYYAVSNCCHTIYAIDAELGKAIEHGESVTLREEDLTIAGMGQAQEIHCPDCGYLLSQEYAYCPKCGRKIH from the coding sequence ATGTTTTTTATCGGCGGTATTTTTCAGGGCAAAAAGGAATTTGAACACTTTCGGCAGACGATAGTCTGCAAAAAATGCGGACGTTTGTGCAGTATTTCCGTTTTTATGACCTATACCTGCTTCAGCTTCTTTTTCATTCCTTTGTTTAAGTGGGGCAAGCAGTATTATGCCGTTTCCAACTGCTGCCATACTATTTATGCCATTGATGCAGAACTGGGCAAGGCAATCGAGCATGGCGAAAGCGTCACTCTCCGCGAGGAGGACTTAACCATCGCAGGCATGGGACAAGCGCAGGAAATACATTGCCCCGACTGCGGCTATCTGCTTTCGCAGGAATACGCCTATTGCCCGAAATGCGGCAGAAAAATTCATTAA
- a CDS encoding SigB/SigF/SigG family RNA polymerase sigma factor → MEQTYEWIRLAQAGDAAAKDNLLQENSGLIWSVVGRFRGRGEPEDLYQIGAIGLLKCIEKFDFSYDVKFSTYAVPMILGEIKRFLRDDGTVKVSRSLKELAWRAKRLQEAAMQEESRELSLQELAERLEVEKEELVLALESTKDVESLYASVDGNEGTLQLIDKLTDNTENEKVMERLSLMEALEHLDAKQRQIIILRYFQDRTQADVARCIGISQVQVSRIEKRVLSELRRHLQEKD, encoded by the coding sequence ATGGAGCAGACCTATGAATGGATTCGTCTGGCGCAGGCAGGAGATGCCGCGGCAAAGGACAACCTGCTACAGGAAAATTCCGGTTTAATCTGGAGCGTAGTGGGACGCTTTCGCGGACGCGGCGAGCCGGAAGACCTCTATCAGATTGGTGCAATCGGACTGCTGAAATGTATCGAAAAATTTGATTTCAGCTATGATGTGAAATTTTCTACATACGCCGTACCCATGATTCTGGGGGAGATTAAAAGATTTCTCAGAGATGACGGGACGGTGAAGGTGAGCCGCAGCCTGAAGGAGCTTGCATGGCGGGCGAAGCGCTTACAGGAAGCGGCGATGCAGGAGGAAAGCAGAGAATTATCCCTACAGGAGCTTGCAGAACGATTAGAGGTAGAAAAAGAGGAGCTGGTTTTGGCATTGGAATCTACAAAGGATGTAGAGAGCCTGTATGCTTCTGTGGACGGAAACGAAGGCACCTTACAGCTGATTGATAAGCTCACAGACAACACAGAAAACGAGAAAGTGATGGAGCGGCTTTCTTTGATGGAGGCCTTGGAGCATCTGGATGCGAAGCAGCGACAAATCATTATTCTGCGATATTTTCAGGATCGCACGCAGGCGGATGTGGCAAGGTGCATCGGCATCTCTCAGGTACAGGTTTCGCGCATTGAAAAACGGGTACTTTCCGAACTCAGAAGGCATTTACAGGAAAAGGACTAG
- the spoIIAB gene encoding anti-sigma F factor, producing MQYENEARVFFTAKSENEGFARLFAAGFLTQLDPTISEMTDVKTAVSEAVTNAIIHGYEEKGGLVELFCGYIGRKIYIEIADTGKGIENIERAREPLYTSKPEMERSGMGFTIMETFMEKVRIESRIGVGTRIFMEKTLAKE from the coding sequence ATGCAGTATGAAAATGAAGCGCGGGTATTTTTTACCGCGAAATCAGAAAATGAGGGTTTTGCCCGCCTATTTGCCGCAGGCTTTCTGACGCAGCTTGACCCGACTATTTCAGAAATGACGGATGTAAAAACTGCTGTTTCCGAAGCAGTGACAAACGCCATTATTCACGGCTACGAAGAAAAAGGGGGCTTAGTGGAGCTATTTTGCGGCTATATCGGCAGGAAAATCTACATAGAGATTGCCGACACCGGCAAGGGGATTGAAAACATCGAAAGGGCGAGAGAGCCGCTCTATACCTCCAAGCCGGAGATGGAACGTTCCGGTATGGGCTTTACAATCATGGAAACCTTTATGGAAAAGGTGCGTATTGAAAGCCGTATCGGGGTAGGTACACGCATCTTCATGGAAAAAACACTGGCAAAGGAGTGA
- a CDS encoding STAS domain-containing protein, which translates to MDLKFKRKNKTLIILVAGEIDHHSSKELRSKTESALEQMGGRNIIFGFQEVTFMDSAGIGVMIGRYKQVQSLGGRIAIACPNEKIEEMIQLSGLSRLLPTFVSLDAAIAYAEGRKSDAV; encoded by the coding sequence ATGGATTTGAAATTTAAGCGAAAAAATAAAACACTCATCATTCTGGTTGCAGGAGAAATTGACCATCATTCTTCTAAGGAATTACGCAGCAAAACAGAAAGTGCCTTGGAGCAAATGGGAGGAAGAAATATTATCTTCGGGTTTCAGGAGGTGACTTTCATGGACAGCGCGGGCATCGGCGTAATGATTGGCAGATACAAGCAGGTGCAGTCCTTAGGAGGGCGCATTGCCATTGCCTGCCCAAATGAAAAAATCGAGGAAATGATTCAGCTTTCGGGACTGTCTCGTTTGTTGCCGACCTTTGTTTCTCTGGATGCGGCGATTGCCTATGCGGAGGGGAGGAAATCGGATGCAGTATGA
- a CDS encoding sigma-70 family RNA polymerase sigma factor: MFFLPMLPIFFVPLLSGFSSGGSFPKPLAKEKEQQLLLRLRDGTDAEKESAKQTLILHNLRLVAHIAKKYNNAQRESEELISIGIVGLIKAILSYDSEKSIRLATYASRCIENAILSRMRLWFQINPLRAEKNQNGVF; this comes from the coding sequence GTGTTTTTCTTACCTATGCTGCCCATATTTTTTGTTCCGCTCCTAAGTGGTTTTTCTTCCGGCGGCTCCTTCCCGAAGCCCCTTGCAAAAGAGAAGGAGCAGCAGCTTCTCCTTCGCCTGCGTGACGGAACAGATGCAGAAAAGGAATCCGCCAAGCAAACACTGATTCTGCATAATCTGCGTCTGGTCGCCCATATTGCGAAGAAATACAACAATGCCCAACGAGAATCGGAGGAACTGATTTCCATTGGTATCGTTGGGCTGATTAAGGCGATTCTTTCCTATGATAGCGAAAAAAGCATCCGCCTTGCCACCTATGCCTCTCGCTGTATTGAAAATGCTATCCTCTCACGGATGCGTTTATGGTTCCAAATCAATCCCCTCAGAGCAGAAAAGAACCAAAATGGCGTATTTTGA
- a CDS encoding helix-turn-helix domain-containing protein — MYIHSFRLIAPHRLLEAQLFNQHYQNYEDIPNVPDRLRWCRHHMGLMQKEVAELIGISRGHYIDFEVGYVDYYPKEIVDKLAALYKIPVDDLLDDYNRFLYKGQGKMIREYRESLGLQKKPFARLIGVDPNLLRAWEADQKRMNINSWEKYFKNLIKA, encoded by the coding sequence ATGTATATCCATAGTTTCCGACTGATCGCCCCTCACAGGTTATTGGAAGCGCAGCTGTTCAATCAGCACTATCAGAACTATGAAGATATTCCAAATGTACCGGACAGGCTCCGCTGGTGCCGCCACCATATGGGCCTGATGCAAAAGGAAGTGGCAGAGCTGATTGGTATCAGTCGTGGACATTACATAGATTTTGAAGTCGGATATGTTGACTACTATCCGAAGGAAATCGTGGATAAGCTGGCAGCACTCTACAAAATTCCGGTAGATGACTTGCTGGACGATTACAATCGTTTCTTATATAAAGGGCAGGGAAAAATGATACGAGAGTATCGAGAGAGTCTTGGCTTGCAGAAAAAGCCTTTCGCAAGACTCATAGGGGTTGACCCCAATCTGCTCCGGGCATGGGAAGCTGACCAGAAGCGGATGAATATCAATTCCTGGGAGAAATACTTCAAAAATCTGATCAAGGCATAG
- a CDS encoding NB-ARC domain-containing protein codes for MEYLDFSSVITIIRKYINDERTVVDRNLNEEVKIDQMHFLDQIFASFCDDADSLDFAFDNGQVCRWFNGQARISPRIISFYLDEENRDLLSADIEYNVLPLMYDSAMAVGDAHTLLIQDTTISPEVKNKLTVSYPCQTDRDKADLLAAVLFFGMEREFRKRDVNNKALLASGCFSPLMRDFILDVKVPRPCHHFCGRDAELEKLHELLCSKGKVFVQGIAGIGKSELTKAYAKKYDKEYTNILYITYSGDLKNDIVNMDFADDVDENETADARFSRHHRHLRKLRADSLLIIDNFNTVTAKDSILDVILKYHCRILFTTRSKFDTYASVNLEEIADTETLISLMGCFYSDAEKQRPVLKQIIQAVHRHTLAVELSARLLETGILKPLPLLNKLKTEKAALDVTDTIDITKDGRSRKETYYDHIHTLFSLYQLSNAETDVMRNLSLVPLTGIPGRLLANWLKLCDMNIINGLIEKGFVQTVDGRTVTLHPMVQEVAMDETRPSVQKCRTLLDSIHEICLLHGYDISYYRQLFQMVESVIERIENDDMPYYLRFLEDTFPYMDKYHDLQGMKLVLNELSALKKLCRVIQEYNSDKTMDYASVQEAMDGICLTIGDIQQATTHFKKAMAIYEVLFESEPDVIEAKKQELLETYTQSGVYLGKKLLSK; via the coding sequence ATGGAATATTTAGATTTCAGTTCAGTCATCACCATTATTCGTAAATATATCAATGACGAACGCACCGTTGTTGACCGAAACCTTAATGAAGAAGTTAAGATTGACCAGATGCATTTCCTGGATCAGATCTTTGCGTCGTTCTGTGACGATGCAGACTCATTGGATTTTGCTTTTGACAACGGGCAGGTCTGCCGTTGGTTCAATGGACAGGCAAGAATTAGCCCTCGAATTATTTCATTTTATTTGGATGAAGAAAACAGAGATCTGCTTTCAGCTGATATAGAATACAATGTGCTGCCATTGATGTATGACAGTGCTATGGCTGTGGGAGATGCTCACACGTTGTTAATTCAGGATACAACCATTTCACCGGAAGTAAAGAACAAACTGACTGTAAGCTATCCTTGTCAGACGGATAGGGACAAAGCAGATCTCCTTGCTGCGGTTTTATTCTTCGGTATGGAGCGTGAGTTCAGAAAACGTGATGTTAATAACAAGGCACTTTTAGCATCCGGTTGTTTCTCTCCGCTGATGCGTGATTTTATCCTTGATGTAAAAGTACCAAGACCATGCCACCACTTCTGCGGTCGTGATGCAGAGTTGGAAAAGCTCCATGAACTTCTTTGCTCAAAGGGAAAGGTGTTCGTTCAGGGTATCGCCGGTATTGGTAAAAGCGAACTGACAAAAGCCTATGCGAAGAAATATGACAAAGAATACACCAACATTTTGTACATCACCTACTCCGGTGATTTGAAGAATGATATTGTAAATATGGACTTTGCTGATGATGTGGACGAAAACGAAACTGCCGATGCAAGATTCAGCAGACACCATCGCCATCTTCGCAAACTGAGAGCAGACAGTCTGCTGATTATTGATAACTTCAATACTGTAACAGCAAAGGACAGTATTCTGGATGTAATCCTGAAATATCATTGCCGTATTCTGTTTACTACCCGAAGCAAATTTGATACCTACGCTTCCGTGAATCTGGAAGAGATTGCTGATACAGAAACATTGATTTCACTGATGGGCTGTTTCTACTCCGATGCGGAAAAACAGCGCCCGGTTCTGAAACAGATCATCCAGGCCGTTCACCGTCACACTCTGGCTGTAGAATTATCTGCCCGCTTGTTGGAAACGGGAATTCTGAAGCCGCTACCCCTGCTAAACAAGCTGAAAACGGAAAAAGCCGCCCTGGATGTCACCGATACGATTGACATCACCAAGGACGGCAGGAGCCGCAAGGAAACCTATTATGACCATATTCATACGCTGTTTTCCTTGTATCAGCTGTCCAATGCGGAAACGGATGTTATGCGAAATCTTTCTTTGGTTCCGCTTACCGGTATTCCGGGCAGGCTGCTTGCAAACTGGCTGAAGCTGTGTGATATGAATATCATCAATGGCCTGATAGAAAAGGGTTTCGTGCAGACAGTGGATGGACGAACGGTTACACTGCATCCTATGGTACAGGAAGTGGCGATGGACGAAACCCGCCCGTCCGTGCAGAAATGCCGTACTCTGCTGGACAGCATCCATGAGATATGCCTGCTGCATGGCTATGACATCTCCTATTACAGGCAGCTGTTCCAGATGGTCGAGTCTGTGATCGAACGCATTGAAAATGATGATATGCCGTATTACCTGCGTTTTCTGGAAGATACCTTCCCATATATGGACAAGTATCACGATTTGCAGGGGATGAAGTTGGTTTTGAATGAGCTGTCTGCCCTGAAAAAGCTCTGTCGTGTCATTCAGGAATACAATTCCGATAAAACAATGGACTATGCCAGTGTGCAGGAAGCTATGGACGGTATCTGTCTAACCATCGGTGACATTCAGCAGGCGACTACACATTTCAAGAAAGCGATGGCTATTTATGAAGTGCTGTTTGAATCAGAGCCGGATGTCATTGAAGCGAAGAAACAGGAACTGCTTGAAACTTATACACAGTCAGGGGTATATTTAGGAAAGAAATTACTAAGTAAATAG